TTCTAATCTATAGTAGATTTCCGGCATTTTCGGCGCATAGACGAGCCAGTCCTGTTCGCCCGGGACGATTGACGACAGCGTGTCCGCCAAACGCTGACGGGTTTCGGTGACGTTTGTTTAAAACCACCAGCCAAGGGAGGCATCGTCCTCACCGACCGGAACGTCAGCACCATGAGCGTATCCATCCCGATGCCGTATGACCACCACGGCTGGCGTCGCTGGCAGCTTGCGACCCATCACAGGGATATCGGCACGCTGCACATATTGGTCGCATTCATCAGTTTCCTTTTCAAGGGCGTTACGCGGATGATGCTCAGAGCAGAACTGTTTGAACCGGGACTGCAGATAATGCGGTCCGAGTTTTTCAATCAACACTTGTCGTTGAACACACCTTCGACAACGGATCAGCACCGACTTGACTTAGGTCAAACGAACATGCCCGGTGTGGCGCGAAGCTACGACCATCGATGAGACACAACCCGCTTCGCGAGGCAAGGAGACACATCCATGGAAGCGAAGCAGAGGCAACTCATATTGGAGATCATCGAATCAGGCCGTGATCTCTCTCTGGCAACACTGCGTGAGGACGGCTACCCTCAAGCCAACGCGATAGGCTACGCCAGCGATGGGCTGACTCTCTTCTTCGGCACGGCACGCACCAGTCAAAAAATCAAAAATATTCTGCGATGCAGCAAAGTATCGCTGACCATCAACATGGCATACAACGATTGGGAACAGATCAGAGGTCTTTCCATGGCTGCGACCGCACACGTGCTGGCAGATGATTCGCCAGAACGTGCGCATGCGATGGACCGGTTGCTCGTGCGTTTCCCAACAGCATGGGACATGTCACCTCCCGCCGAGCCAGGCCAGGTTGTCTTCGTCAAGCTCGTGCCAATCGTCGTCAGTGTGATCGACTACGCGCGAGGTTTTGGTTACAGCGAACTTGTCGAAATATGCGCAGGTGACCTGCCTGGCAAAGCGCCCGAATCTGGAGCGTGCGTGAACTGAAGCAGGATCCTTTTCGCAATACGAACCAAAAATGCATTACTGAAGAAGCACAAAACGTCACCCTCCTTTTTAGGCACCTTTTCCCGTAGTCCCTTCAAACGGGGCTATTGGCACCATAAAGATTCACAAGATATGCATATTTTCTGCATAAACGTCACGCAAATCGAACGTTAGGAGTAGATCGGATGAGCCATTTTGTTGATCGCCTGAAATACTTCTCCACGTCGAGGCCGACCTTCTCAGAAGGTCATGGAATGACGACCCAGGAAGATCGCGGGTGGGAAGACGCCTACCGGCAGCGCTGGCAGCATGACAAGATCGTTCGCTCCACCCACGGCGTTAATTGCACAGGTTCGTGTTCCTGGAAGATCTATGTCAAAAGCGGGATCGTCACCTGGGAAACCCAGCAAACCGATTATCCGCGCACCCGCCCTGATATGCCGAATCACGAACCGCGTGGCTGTGCGCGCGGCGCGTCGTATTCCTGGTACCTCTACAGCGCGAACCGCCTTAAATATCCGCTGATTCGCAGCGCACTGCTCAGGCAGTGGCGCGAAAAACGACTAACGCTAGAACCGGTACAAGCATGGAGCGCCATTGTCGATGACCAGCAAGCCCGTGCCTCGTATACACGTCGCCGTGGCCTGGGTGGCTTCGTCCGTTCAAACTGGGATGAAGTCAACGAGATCATCGCGGCGGCGAACATCCACACGATTAAACGGCATGGTCCGGACCGGATAGTTGGCTTTTCGCCGATACCGGCCATGTCGATGGTGTCCTACGCCGCAGGCAGTCGCTATCTCTCACTGATTGGGGGCGTCAACCTGAGCTTCTACGATTGGTACTGCGACTTGCCGCCCGCCTCGCCGCAAACCTGGGGCGAGCAGACCGACGTTCCCGAATCAGCCGACTGGTACAACTCGACCTTCATCATGATGTGGGGGTCCAACGTACCGCAAACACGTACCCCCGACGCGCACTTCATGACCGAAGTGCGGTATCGCGGCACCAAAGTGGTGTCGATCTTCCCGGACTATGCCGAAGGCGCCAAGTTTGGCGACATCTGGCTGCACCCGAAGCAAGGCACCGATGCCGCGCTTGGTCTTGCCATGGGCCATGTCGTGCTCACCGAGTTCCACGTTGCGGGCAAGAGTGCCTATTTCGCGGACTACTGCCGACGCTTTACCGACATGCCGCTCCTCGTGCGCATCGTTAAACAGGGCGAGCACTTTGTGCCGGAGCGCCTGCTGAGATCAGACGAGTTCGAAGACGCATTGGGTCAAGATAGCAACGCCGCATGGAAAACAGTGGCCATCGACGAATTGAGCGGAAAGCTCGTGACACCAGTGGGATCGATCGGGTTTCGCTGGGGCCAAAAGGAAGGTGGCGATGCCGGCAAATGGAATCTGAAAGAAGAGGACGCACAAGGCGCACCAATTCGCCCGGTGATGTCGTTTGTCGAGGATCACCATGAGGTGATCGAGGTCGCCTTCCCGTATTTCGGCAATGTAGAACATACGCACTTTACGCATACAGGCCATGCCAGCGTATTGCCGCGCCGCGTCGGTGTACGTAAGGTTGCGACCCGCGACGGCGACGTGCTCGTCGCCACGGTATATGACCTGTTCATCGCCAACTATGGTGTGGACCAGGGCCTGGGCGGCGCCAATGTGGCGGCCAGTTTCGACGACGACGTACCCTATACCCCAGCCTGGCAGGAGAAAATTACGGGCGTCAAGCGCAATGAGGTCATCGCCGTTGCGCGCGAATTCGCCGACAACGCCCACAAGACCGAGGGCAAATCGATGGTGATCCTCGGCGCTGGCTTGAACCACTGGTTCAACATGGACATGAGCTACCGTTCGATCATTAACCTGCTCGTCATGTGCGGGTGCGTCGGCAAATCGGGTGGTGGCTGGTCTCACTATGT
Above is a window of Caballeronia sp. SBC1 DNA encoding:
- a CDS encoding pyridoxamine 5'-phosphate oxidase family protein → MEAKQRQLILEIIESGRDLSLATLREDGYPQANAIGYASDGLTLFFGTARTSQKIKNILRCSKVSLTINMAYNDWEQIRGLSMAATAHVLADDSPERAHAMDRLLVRFPTAWDMSPPAEPGQVVFVKLVPIVVSVIDYARGFGYSELVEICAGDLPGKAPESGACVN